The following DNA comes from Bacteroidia bacterium.
ATTTATTTTCTAAGAAAACACACAACGCTGTCAACTATATATCGTGGATTTCTGCATTAGGATTTTTTGGCGGTTCGTTAGCATTGATAGTTATATTATCAACTCTTAACGGCTTTGAAAATCTAATTCTTTCAATGTATTCACACTTTGACCCTGATTTTAAAATTGAATCTGTTGAAGGCAAAATGCTAAATCAAGGAGATATCGATTTCTCTATATTAGAGCAAACACCGGGTCTGATTAGTCTTAATAAAGTGTTAGAAGACCAAGCCGTAATCAAACATTACGATTATCAAGCAGCGGTATATGTTAAAGGAGTGGATGATGACTATTTTTTCAAAACAGGATTAGACCAATATGTGCAAGATGGAGTAGCAGACTTAAAAAGCGAAGGAATTAATCTGGCGATTTTAGGAGCAGGTGTTGATTTTAAATTACAAACAAGAGTCAACAACCCACAGAGTATTGCAACTCTATATACCCCCAGAAGAGAAAATTTGTCAATTAACGACCCTAATTTATTGCAAGCTTTATTAATCAAACCTTCCGGTGTAGTATATCTGGATGATTTAATTAATCAGAAATATGTTTTCGTTCCTTTGAGTTATGCAAGAGAACTATTTGACCGCGAATCCGAGATTTCATATATTGAAATACGCATAGCTCCCAATAAAATCAACCAAGCACAACATTATCTTCAGCAAAATATTTCACCCACTTTAAAAGTTAAAAATAGGATTGAACAACAGTCCTCACTTTATCAAATGTTTAAAACTGAAAAATGGGTTGCCTATGCTTTACTCGCATTTGTTCTATTTCTTGCAAGTTTCAACGTTACAGGTTCATTATCGATGCTTGTAGTAGAGAAAAAGGATGATATATTTACATTAAAAACGCTTGGTGCAGATGCTGCATTTATCAGAAAAATATTTCTAACCGAAGGTATGTTAATTTCTGTTGTCGGTGGTCTAATTGGTTTAATGGTGGGATGTCTCTTAGTTTTATTGCAAGATTATTTTGGATTAATTAAGATGTCCGGTGCAATAGTTGAGAGTTATCCGGTTAAACTATTGTGGTCTGATATTGGGATTATTATTCTCACAAATATTTTTTTAGGATTTATTACCTCGCTTTACCCCACATGGAAGTCATATACAGAAAATTAATCTCTTCGGTTCTGCTTCTAATAACTACTTGTGTTGTATATGGACAAAATGAAGACAGTACAGTTGAAGCTGATTGGAATCTATTAATTCAATTACAAAATCAACGAGTATATGATGCCGGACTTACGAGTGAATCAAATCTCAAACAAACATTTGAATCAAAAGGAATTATATATCCTCCCAGGTATATTTATTGGAGGGCATTCAAAGCAGAAAAAGAACTTGAATTATGGGCTAAAGATTCCCAAAGTCAATCTTTTACACTCATCAAGACATACCCTATTGCTAATCTTTGTGGAGATCTTGGTCCAAAACGCAAACAAGGCGACCATCAAATTCCGGAAGGATTTTACAAAGTCATTAAATTTAATCCTTTATCATCATTCTGGTTGTCATTTCAAATCAACTACCCAAACGGCTCAGATTCAATTTTAGGATTAAAGAAGAATCTCGGGGGCGATATATTCATACATGGAGATACAGTAACTATAGGATGTTTGCCTATGACAGATTCCATTATCAAAGAAATATATTGGATTACATTGCTTAATAAAAATCAAATAGATTCCAATGAAATCATTCCTTTTCATATTTTCCCAATTAGGCTAACAAATGATAATTGGCAGCTCCTATACAAGGAATATTGGGGAGATCAAAGTAAAATAACATTTTGGAACTCACTTCAAGGTGTTTATAATTACTTTGAAGACAGTTATAAGTTACCGGAAATTATGATAGACGATAAAGGATTTTACAAGGTTATTTACCCTAAAAAACAACAAACAAACAATGAATTACCTCATAGTGGGACTGGGAAATCCGGGTGAACAATATATCCATACAAGACATAATATTGGTTTTGACATTATAGACAATATTGCGTCAAATTATAACCTCAGTTTTAAAACAGTACAATTTGCCCAAAAATGTGAATGGGATTTTCATGGCAATAAAATCATTCTGTTAAAACCGGATACATTTATGAACCTCAGTGGGAGAGCTGTTCAATATTGGTTAAATTGGTATAAAATACCACTAGATAAATTATTAATACTTGTAGATGACCTTGCATTGCCAATTGGTAAAATAAGAATCAGAAAAAATGGAAGTGCCGGAGGACACAATGGATTAAAGGATATTGAAAGAGCCCTAGCTACCAAGGACTATAACAGACTTCGTTTTGGTGTAGGAAATAATTTTAAAAAAGGAAGTCAAGTAAATTTTGTTTTAGGAAAATTTACAGAACCTGAAAAGGCAATTACAAAGACTTCAATTGAAAAATCAAGTAAAGCTGTGGAGCATTTTATATTACATGGAATTGATAAAACAATGGAACAATATAATCATTAGTTCCCTTGCTGGCGCTTAATTGCATATTCAATTATTCGTTCATCCGGGTTAAATAGCTCACAATCTGTCAACCCAAGTCTTTCTACTGCTATACTCACTAACTCCCTTTCAGATAAATTAGAATGATTGTGAAGTATCTCCGCATAATACCTTCCAGCCATAAGCATTGCCTCTAATGGAATCAATGCTATTAATTCACTTCCTGTTACATCAGCACCTTTCGCTATTGCTCTCATTTTAATTTCTTCAAAAACTTTATGAATTGGTGTTTCCCTATAATTAGTTAGATTACATGAAACTTGTGCAATACCAAAGTGTTCCATGTACCATCCAATTGCTTTTACATATCGCAATGCCCCAGGTATTCTTTCTTTATCGCCTTTCCCTTCTCTGTTTACTAAGTATCCTGATTCTCTTATTTCTGCCGCAATCTCGTTAGCTATTTCTACAGATTTTGTATTTAAATTTACATTATAGGCAATTAAAAAATCTCTGGCTCCAATAACTGTTGCCCCTGACTTTTCATTAAAAAAAATACCAAAATCCGGTTTCCATTCAGGAAGAATCATCTTAGAAGGCAGCATCTCATATTCTCCCTTTCTTATAATTGACAAATTGCTTCTTGCTTTATTAGGTTGCGAATGTTCATATAGATATACAGGAATATTCAACTCTCTAGCAACTCTTGCTGCTAATTTTTTAGATAAGAGTATAGCATCTTCCATAGAAACTCCTTCAATAGGTACAATAGGACAAACATCACATGCACCAATACGAGGATGTTCACCCTTATGATTTCTCATATCAATTAATATACTGGCACATTTAATTGCAAGAAATGCAGCTTCAATCACTTTCGATGGTTCTCCAACAAAAGTATAGACTGTTCTATTTGCATCAAACCCTTTATCTATATATAAAAGAGTAACTCCTTGAACTGATGAAATTACATTTGCGATTTTCGTAATTATTTCATAATTTCTTCCTTCACTGAAATTTGGAACACATTCAATTAGTTGATTTTTCATTGACATGCAAAATTAAAAAAAAAGCCCCCCAATACATGGAGGGCTTTAAAACTAATTAAATGATATTAATATTCCCAAAGGTCGTGTTCCCAAATGAATAGGTCGTTCTTAATCTCTTCACTTTTTAGTAAAGCTGCCATATTATCATCTTTGAACTCTTCGTAATCCTTAACATATAAGTCATACATATTTGACTCTTTAACGATGTAACTATCAAATAATCTAAACTGGAAGAAATGGTCATAAGATATTCTTGCAGCATCATTTTCAGTATTAAATACCTCAATATTTTTTAACAAGGGTCTCAAATCATCCATTTTAAGCCAAAACATAGGTTGTTCACCTATCTCCACTCCTCCGAATTCTAACATATAAAGAGGAGCAATAGCCATAATACGTGGTTTAAATACAGAATGTTTGTGATCAAAGAACCAGTCCTCTAGAAGCATATACTTTCTAATTTTATAGAACTCAAACTTTTCTCTTATAGTAGAGTCAATAACATCAAATGGATCATCAGGATCACCGAGAGGATTTGGAACTTGAATTGTATATTCACGAGAACCAATTGTTTGAGCATGTTCCGGTGTCATCCAAGAATATAAAGAGTCGTTATTGTAAGCTTTAACAGAGCCATCAATTGCATATCCATATATATATTGATTTAAAGGATTCTTAGGCCATTCAAGAATCTTATTCATCTTTTGACGACAATCAATAATGCGATGAATCTTCCGTTGATACTTTACATCGGCTTCTTGTAAAAAAGGATATTTTACAACAGGTCTCTCTTTAATTGCCATTTTATCGTATGGATTTTGCTCACCGCTTATTGGAACAAACTCCTCAAAATTTGGCTGCTGAGCATACGCAGAAAGACTCAACAATGATGATATAATTACTACAAAAGACTTCTTCATATTTTATATGTTACAATAATTTATTTTATATCTATAACTAAACTGGCAGTCAACTTTTTTGTAATACCACCAGGTCCGTTTGCTTCAACATTAGCAATAATTAATTTGTCCCCAGATCGAGCACTAGCAATTCTAGAGTTAACACTTGATAATGAATTACCTGTAACAGTTATAGGAATTGCATTACCTACTTTCGGAACGAGTAGGGCTGTATATCTAGTAACAACAAATCTAACACCTTCGAAAGCAAATCCGGAACCTAAGGACGCATTTAATGTAGATTGTGCCATTAGCGCTCCTTTACCTTGTGCACCACTACCCAAGCTTCCAAACAGAGGCTCAGGATTAGGAACTTCACGAATTCTGTATTCCATTTGGCCCATTTGTCTTGAAGTACCGTCAGGCATTTTTACACTGGCAGAAATTTTAGTTTTACTCCCTTGTACTCTAGATACTTTAGCTATATATTTACCGGTACCTGAAGCTTTTGATAAAACACAACCAGGTCCTGCAGATACAACAACATCTTCTGCTCTAAATCCGGGAACAGACACAGAAATTGGATTTTCAAGTCCAATATAAAGTACATTCATGGCTTCTGCAGAAATAGTCGCTGCAGGTTGAAATGATTGCCATTCAGTAGAAAATTCTTTCTTTTCAAGTCCATCGGGTCCTTCAACTTCGATGTAACCTTTAACAGGGTGAATACCTGAACCTGAGGCTGGAACCTTATAGATACCTTTTCCACCTTGAACAGGAATCTTCTCACCATTTACATATATGGTAGGTTCAGCAGTTGTATTTAATGCCATTAAAACAATCTCTGCTTCATAATTAGTCCCCTGCATAATATAACTTGATGGTGCAATTATCTTAGCTTCAACTGCATCAAATTTTATTGTAGCAGCATTAATTTGTTTTATTAATACATTCAAAACTTCAGCTTCTAAATTCTTAGCATCACTTTCAGTTTTAGAAAGCAAAGCAGTAACACCGGCTAAAGGAGAGTGTACTAAATACGAAGAAACCCAACTCTGTTTATTTGTACCACCTTTAGGATCTTCAGCTCTTAGAGAAGAATTCTGATCTAAATTTGTTAGGATATCTTTTGAAATTTTTGGATGATTTAAGACTGCAATCATATCTTTTCTTGCTTTTTCTATAGCATCTTGCAACTCCTTACCATGTCCTTGTTTTCCTGATCCTGTTTCAAAATAATTTGCATGTTTTTCCATTTGATCAGGAGCAGCCAACTCAGTTAATGTACCTGCTGAATGACCTGGTTCAACAGGCAATCTTCCACCTGCATTAGTTTCAATATCTTTTTTAATCTTTTCAACGTAAGTACAGAAATCTTTGGATATCTTTCTTACTTCTTTTGCTTTGTCAAACCATTCTTTTGTTCTATTAGCATTTGACTCCATAGAAGCTTGAAATTGTTGCATCACAATATCATTCTTTGCGTCAATATTGCCTTTTGAATTCTCAAATGAAACTTCCATTAAATGGAAGGATTTAAGAATCTCCTTCGACACGTTCAAAGCAAGAAGAGCGAGTAACACGAGATACATCATGTTAATCATCCTCTGCCTCGCATTTAAATCACTTACTCCAGACATATTATAAAATTAATTAAATTAAACAATTGATTTCCTATTAGCGAGATGAGTTACTACCAGTCATTGCACTCAACATATTTCCATAAATATTGTTTAAGTTGGAAATATTATTATTTAATTTAGAAAGGTTAGTTTTAAACTCACCAGCCTGACTACCTGTACTTGACAGATTATCAACAAGATTTGACAATCCTCCTGAGAAGGAATTTAATGACTGGGAAATATTCTCACTAACAGTTCCAACGCTCTCAATAGATTTAGAAGCTTTTTGAATGTTTTGAGCAAATTCATTAGTTGCAACAGTAGTGCTACTTAAATTAGCCATTTCATTAACGTGTGCACTTAATGATTTTAAGCCGGCTCCTAAACTATTAATCAACTCGGGTCCAACCTTAGCATCTTCCA
Coding sequences within:
- the ftcD gene encoding glutamate formimidoyltransferase, producing MKNQLIECVPNFSEGRNYEIITKIANVISSVQGVTLLYIDKGFDANRTVYTFVGEPSKVIEAAFLAIKCASILIDMRNHKGEHPRIGACDVCPIVPIEGVSMEDAILLSKKLAARVARELNIPVYLYEHSQPNKARSNLSIIRKGEYEMLPSKMILPEWKPDFGIFFNEKSGATVIGARDFLIAYNVNLNTKSVEIANEIAAEIRESGYLVNREGKGDKERIPGALRYVKAIGWYMEHFGIAQVSCNLTNYRETPIHKVFEEIKMRAIAKGADVTGSELIALIPLEAMLMAGRYYAEILHNHSNLSERELVSIAVERLGLTDCELFNPDERIIEYAIKRQQGN
- the pth gene encoding aminoacyl-tRNA hydrolase, which encodes MNYLIVGLGNPGEQYIHTRHNIGFDIIDNIASNYNLSFKTVQFAQKCEWDFHGNKIILLKPDTFMNLSGRAVQYWLNWYKIPLDKLLILVDDLALPIGKIRIRKNGSAGGHNGLKDIERALATKDYNRLRFGVGNNFKKGSQVNFVLGKFTEPEKAITKTSIEKSSKAVEHFILHGIDKTMEQYNH
- the gldN gene encoding gliding motility protein GldN — protein: MKKSFVVIISSLLSLSAYAQQPNFEEFVPISGEQNPYDKMAIKERPVVKYPFLQEADVKYQRKIHRIIDCRQKMNKILEWPKNPLNQYIYGYAIDGSVKAYNNDSLYSWMTPEHAQTIGSREYTIQVPNPLGDPDDPFDVIDSTIREKFEFYKIRKYMLLEDWFFDHKHSVFKPRIMAIAPLYMLEFGGVEIGEQPMFWLKMDDLRPLLKNIEVFNTENDAARISYDHFFQFRLFDSYIVKESNMYDLYVKDYEEFKDDNMAALLKSEEIKNDLFIWEHDLWEY
- a CDS encoding FtsX-like permease family protein; protein product: MRKSLFFAIRYLFSKKTHNAVNYISWISALGFFGGSLALIVILSTLNGFENLILSMYSHFDPDFKIESVEGKMLNQGDIDFSILEQTPGLISLNKVLEDQAVIKHYDYQAAVYVKGVDDDYFFKTGLDQYVQDGVADLKSEGINLAILGAGVDFKLQTRVNNPQSIATLYTPRRENLSINDPNLLQALLIKPSGVVYLDDLINQKYVFVPLSYARELFDRESEISYIEIRIAPNKINQAQHYLQQNISPTLKVKNRIEQQSSLYQMFKTEKWVAYALLAFVLFLASFNVTGSLSMLVVEKKDDIFTLKTLGADAAFIRKIFLTEGMLISVVGGLIGLMVGCLLVLLQDYFGLIKMSGAIVESYPVKLLWSDIGIIILTNIFLGFITSLYPTWKSYTEN
- the gldL gene encoding gliding motility protein GldL — encoded protein: MANFTESKGFKKFMGLAYGYGASVVIIGALFKILHWPGADIMLIIGLGTEAFLFALSAYEPAKKEWDWSLVYPEFAGMDPMEKESKNKGSVTQQLDKMLEDAKVGPELINSLGAGLKSLSAHVNEMANLSSTTVATNEFAQNIQKASKSIESVGTVSENISQSLNSFSGGLSNLVDNLSSTGSQAGEFKTNLSKLNNNISNLNNIYGNMLSAMTGSNSSR
- the gldM gene encoding gliding motility protein GldM, whose product is MSGVSDLNARQRMINMMYLVLLALLALNVSKEILKSFHLMEVSFENSKGNIDAKNDIVMQQFQASMESNANRTKEWFDKAKEVRKISKDFCTYVEKIKKDIETNAGGRLPVEPGHSAGTLTELAAPDQMEKHANYFETGSGKQGHGKELQDAIEKARKDMIAVLNHPKISKDILTNLDQNSSLRAEDPKGGTNKQSWVSSYLVHSPLAGVTALLSKTESDAKNLEAEVLNVLIKQINAATIKFDAVEAKIIAPSSYIMQGTNYEAEIVLMALNTTAEPTIYVNGEKIPVQGGKGIYKVPASGSGIHPVKGYIEVEGPDGLEKKEFSTEWQSFQPAATISAEAMNVLYIGLENPISVSVPGFRAEDVVVSAGPGCVLSKASGTGKYIAKVSRVQGSKTKISASVKMPDGTSRQMGQMEYRIREVPNPEPLFGSLGSGAQGKGALMAQSTLNASLGSGFAFEGVRFVVTRYTALLVPKVGNAIPITVTGNSLSSVNSRIASARSGDKLIIANVEANGPGGITKKLTASLVIDIK